In the Rahnella sikkimica genome, GTGGACGGGCTTGTATTGCCCAAGTTCACCCTCGCCTCCCTGCCTCAGTGGTGGGAGATTATGAAAGACACACACCTGTGCATGATGCCGACGCTGGAAACGGAAGACGTCTTTGATGTGATGCAGATGCGGGAGCTCGCGACGACACTGGTCAGGCATCCTTGTCATGACCGGATCATTGTGCTGCGTATTGGCGGAAATGACCTCATGAACGTCATTTCCCTGCGCCGCCCGCGCAATCTCACCCTGTATGACAGCCCGATGGGTTACGTCATCAAGATGCTGGTGGCCGTTTTTGGATCTCGCGATTTTGCCCTGACATCACCCGTCTGCGAACACATTGATGACCATGACGTCATGGAGCGGGAACTGGCACTCGATATAGCGCACGGACTGGTCGGAAAAACCGCCATTCATCCCAACCAGATTGCTAAAATTGAACGGGCACTGATGGTCACGCCTGCCGACCATGCGGATGCCCTGAGGATCTTAAACTCCAGTCAGGCCGTCTTTAAATCGCAAGGTGCCATGTGTGAACCCGCCACGCACCGGCGTTGGGCCGCAAGGATCCTTGAACAAGCCCTGGTTTATGGGATTGCCCAGGAAAGTCCGCAGGAAGGTGTGCGACTGGTAACACTGACAAACCAACACTGAGGGGAGAAAGGCGGGATGCAGATTTCGAAAAACCGATCAGCATAATCCCTTGTCTTTCTCGATGTTGATTTAACTGAGATTGAGGTTACATCTGATAGGGTTTGTTCCCTGTCGGGTTTACATTTCAACAACAATGATCAAATTGATCCGATAGCAGCGCATGGACGATTTCAATTAATGAGAATATGACCACAACCCGTATTTCTCATGCTTTTGAGCCCATAAAAACGACAGCAGGCACTCATTAATAAACTCCTGTATTTTTCGGCTGGCTATCCT is a window encoding:
- a CDS encoding HpcH/HpaI aldolase/citrate lyase family protein, with amino-acid sequence MTKRLSPYRLGATLYMPATRSDIAKSVLSNEIEGLRSIVICLEDAVSEADVPAAMDNLKQILAALRSAKAEGQGAEWPLVFIRPRHTEMGQYLTTSLDLSPVDGLVLPKFTLASLPQWWEIMKDTHLCMMPTLETEDVFDVMQMRELATTLVRHPCHDRIIVLRIGGNDLMNVISLRRPRNLTLYDSPMGYVIKMLVAVFGSRDFALTSPVCEHIDDHDVMERELALDIAHGLVGKTAIHPNQIAKIERALMVTPADHADALRILNSSQAVFKSQGAMCEPATHRRWAARILEQALVYGIAQESPQEGVRLVTLTNQH